In one window of Anaerolineae bacterium DNA:
- a CDS encoding 4Fe-4S binding protein: MAGKRKRGLVTVFDNWCKGCGLCIAFCPTKVFDLNGEGHPIVARPQDCVACRWCEWHCPDFAIVVTEITGENKDA; encoded by the coding sequence ATGGCGGGAAAAAGAAAGAGAGGCTTAGTAACCGTTTTTGATAATTGGTGCAAAGGCTGTGGCCTGTGTATTGCTTTTTGCCCCACAAAGGTTTTTGACCTGAATGGAGAAGGCCACCCTATAGTAGCTCGCCCGCAGGATTGTGTGGCTTGCAGATGGTGTGAGTGGCACTGCCCTGATTTCGCCATAGTGGTCACGGAAATCACAGGGGAAAACAAAGATGCTTAA
- a CDS encoding HDIG domain-containing protein: MNRQDAWALLTEFTRNPNLIKHALAVEAAMRAYARKFGEDEEKWGIVGLIHDFDYEQHPTLEEHPFAGARILEERGWPEEIVKAVLSHADHTGVKRDSLMEKALFAVDELTGLIVAVALVRPTKSILDVTVESVKKKWKEKSFAAGVKREDIERGAQELGVPLDEHIAIVLEAMKGIASELGLAGR, encoded by the coding sequence ATGAACCGACAGGATGCTTGGGCTCTCCTTACGGAATTTACCAGAAACCCCAACCTTATAAAGCACGCTCTGGCCGTGGAAGCAGCCATGAGAGCATACGCTCGTAAGTTCGGGGAGGACGAAGAAAAGTGGGGTATAGTGGGGTTAATCCACGATTTTGACTACGAACAGCACCCAACTTTAGAGGAACATCCATTCGCCGGAGCCAGAATTCTAGAAGAGAGAGGATGGCCCGAAGAGATCGTTAAAGCGGTGCTCTCTCACGCCGACCACACCGGAGTTAAAAGGGATTCTCTAATGGAAAAAGCGCTTTTCGCTGTAGACGAGCTCACAGGCCTCATCGTGGCTGTGGCTCTGGTCAGGCCCACCAAGAGCATTTTAGATGTAACGGTGGAATCGGTTAAGAAAAAGTGGAAGGAAAAATCCTTCGCCGCAGGAGTGAAACGAGAGGATATTGAGCGGGGTGCTCAAGAGCTTGGGGTGCCTCTGGATGAACACATTGCTATAGTTCTGGAGGCCATGAAGGGGATTGCTTCAGAATTGGGCCTCGCTGGAAGGTAA
- a CDS encoding 2-oxoacid:acceptor oxidoreductase subunit alpha has translation MQGNEAVAYGAITAGCRFYAGYPITPSSEIAHVLARELPKVGGKFIQMEDEIASLGAVLGASVGGVKAMTATSGPGFSLMQEHIGYAAMAEIPCVVVNVQRLGPSTGQPTSPAQGDVMQARWGTHGDHPIIVLCPSSVKETFDLTIKAFNFAEKYRTPVILLMDEVVGHMREPIEYPPDRPPEIVERVQASMPPEWYYPYDEELGDVPPMVPFGMGYRYNITGLHHDRSGFPTLRPDEIRSWVDRVFRKIEANKADITLYEEEGTDSRILVIAYGATARAARHAIKMARSRRYKIGFLKLLTLWPFPEEVVERAARNAARVIVPEMNMGQLVLEVERVVGRRKVQRVNKVDGTMITPAEILRAIEGG, from the coding sequence ATGCAAGGAAATGAAGCTGTTGCCTACGGGGCCATTACAGCCGGATGCCGCTTTTACGCTGGTTACCCCATAACTCCTTCTTCTGAAATTGCCCACGTCCTGGCGCGGGAGCTCCCCAAGGTCGGAGGGAAGTTCATCCAGATGGAAGACGAAATTGCAAGCTTAGGGGCTGTTCTGGGAGCCTCTGTGGGGGGAGTTAAGGCTATGACGGCTACCTCGGGCCCCGGGTTCTCGCTCATGCAGGAGCACATTGGCTACGCAGCCATGGCCGAAATACCCTGCGTCGTGGTCAACGTCCAGAGGCTCGGGCCCAGCACAGGCCAGCCCACAAGCCCCGCCCAGGGAGATGTCATGCAAGCTCGCTGGGGAACCCATGGCGATCACCCCATAATAGTCCTCTGCCCCTCTTCGGTGAAAGAGACCTTTGACCTTACTATCAAAGCCTTCAATTTCGCCGAAAAATACCGGACCCCAGTTATCCTCCTTATGGATGAGGTAGTGGGCCATATGAGGGAACCAATAGAATACCCCCCAGACCGGCCTCCGGAGATAGTGGAACGTGTCCAGGCTTCCATGCCCCCTGAATGGTATTATCCCTACGATGAGGAGCTCGGAGATGTGCCTCCCATGGTTCCCTTCGGCATGGGCTACAGGTATAACATTACCGGCCTTCACCACGATCGCTCAGGATTCCCTACCCTTCGTCCTGATGAAATAAGGAGCTGGGTTGATAGGGTTTTCCGCAAGATTGAAGCCAATAAGGCCGATATAACTCTATACGAGGAAGAGGGAACCGATTCCAGGATTCTGGTAATAGCCTATGGAGCTACTGCCAGGGCGGCGCGCCACGCTATTAAAATGGCCAGAAGCCGCCGCTATAAAATCGGTTTCCTTAAGCTTTTGACTCTCTGGCCTTTCCCCGAAGAAGTGGTGGAAAGAGCCGCCCGTAACGCGGCAAGAGTTATTGTTCCGGAGATGAACATGGGCCAATTGGTTCTGGAAGTGGAAAGGGTGGTGGGAAGGCGAAAGGTTCAGAGGGTCAATAAAGTGGATGGAACTATGATAACTCCTGCGGAAATTCTAAGGGCTATTGAAGGGGGTTAA